One window of the Zea mays cultivar B73 chromosome 3, Zm-B73-REFERENCE-NAM-5.0, whole genome shotgun sequence genome contains the following:
- the LOC100191672 gene encoding Stearoyl-[acyl-carrier-protein] 9-desaturase 2, chloroplastic — translation MALRLNDVALCLSPPLAARRRRSRSRSSGRFVAVASMTSAVSTKVENKKPFAPPREVHVQVTHSMPPHKIEIFKSLDDWARDNILTHLKPVEKCWQPQDFLPDPASEGFHDEVKELRERAKEIPDDYFVCLVGDMITEEALPTYQTMLNTLDGVRDETGASPTAWAVWTRAWTAEENRHGDLLNKYMYLTGRVDMRQIEKTIQYLIGSGMDPRTENNPYLGFIYTSFQERATFISHGNTARHAKDFGDLKLAQICGIIASDEKRHETAYTKIVEKLFEIDPDGTVVALADMMRKKISMPAHLMFDGQDDKLFEHFSMVAQRLGVYTARDYADILEFLVDRWKVVNLTGLSGEGNKAQDYLCTLASRIRRLEERAQSRAKKAGTLPFSWVYGRDVQL, via the exons ATGGCGCTCCGCCTCAACGACGTCGCGCTCTGCCTCTCCCCGCCGctcgccgcccgccgccgccgcagccgcagccgcagcaGCGGCAGGTTCGTCGCCGTCGCCTCCATGACGTCCGCCGTCTCCACCAA GGTCGAGAATAAGAAGCCATTTGCTCCTCCAAGGGAGGTACATGTCCAGGTTACACATTCAATGCCACCTCACAAGATTGAAATTTTCAAGTCACTTGATGATTGGGCTAGAGATAATATCTTGACACATCTCAAGCCAGTCGAGAAGTGTTGGCAGCCACAGGATTTCCTCCCTGACCCAGCATCTGAAGGATTTCATGATGAAGTTAAGGAGCTCAGAGAACGTGCCAAGGAAATCCCTGATGATTATTTTGTTTGTTTGGTGGGAGACATGATTACCGAGGAAGCTCTACCAACATACCAGACTATGCTTAACACCCTCGATGGTGTCAGAGATGAGACAGGTGCAAGCCCCACTGCCTGGGCTGTTTGGACGAGGGCATGGACTGCTGAGGAGAACAGGCATGGTGATCTGCTCAACAAGTATATGTACCTCACTGGGAGGGTGGATATGAGGCAGATTGAGAAGACAATTCAGTATCTTATTGGCTCTGGAATG GATCCTAGGACTGAGAATAATCCTTATCTTGGTTTCATCTACACCTCCTTCCAAGAGCGGGCGACCTTCATCTCACACGGGAACACTGCTCGTCACGCCAAGGACTTTGGCGACTTAAAGCTTGCACAAAtctgcggcatcattgcctcggaTGAGAAGCGACATGAAACTGCGTACACCAAGATCGTGGAGAAGCTGTTTGAGATCGACCCTGATGGTACCGTGGTCGCTCTGGCTGACATGATGAGGAAGAAGATCTCAATGCCTGCCCACCTGATGTTTGACGGGCAGGACGACAAGCTGTTCGAGCACTTCTCCATGGTCGCGCAGAGGCTTGGCGTTTACACTGCCAGGGACTACGCCGACATCCTCGAGTTCCTCGTCGACAGGTGGAAGGTGGTGAACCTGACTGGTCTGTCGGGTGAAGGGAACAAGGCGCAGGACTACCTTTGCACCCTTGCTTCAAGGATCAGGAGGCTGGAGGAGAGGGCCCAGAGCAGAGCCAAGAAAGCAGGCACGCTGCCTTTCAGCTGGGTATACGGTAGGGACGTCCAACTGTGA